In Ignavibacteriales bacterium, a single window of DNA contains:
- a CDS encoding M1 family metallopeptidase: protein MKKYQFLIIIYLLISIIIDQTTFAQPKIFPQPLSPRIANYDIDVKLDVQKRLLNGHQILQWHNKSTDVLNELQFHLYLNAFRNNKSTFMKESGGLSRGFKIEKNGWGFSEIKKIKLASGEDLTRTIQFIQPDDDNIDDKTVFRLPLPKPLQPGDSIKLEIDFVALLPEPPFARSGAKEEYFFIGQWFPKIGVYIDHQWNCHQYHAHSEFFADFGVYDVKMTVPDKNIVGATGIQVEVKKNNDGTSTHRYRAEDVHDFAWTTSPEFVEFKGKAQDVDIRVLMQPDHADQGNRHLEVAKIVVEYHQNWYGDYPYPNLTVVDPRRDAGGSGGMEYPTLITAGTLYGLPAGVRAVEMVIIHEFGHNYWYHLLASNEFEESWLDEGINSYTENQIFESAYGNDGNFLNFLGIKINDLQFQRAQYIPMADYDPTTRNAWQYYSGGSYAVNSYMKPSIFLTTLQNFVGKERMFKIMRLYSERWRFKHPKTQDFIDIANEVYPQDRSTDEPEYSRIQNPQSVTSDQGKQNLDWFFQQALYTNAVLDYSVDYVSSKKISNDKGFDYDRAIQETVDGKEFQSEKEDEDTTGTYISEVKIRRLGSFIFPVEIEVKFDNGETVREHWDGKELWKKLRYTKSAKLISATVDPDRKIPLDINLTNNGKTIEGQTLAINKLSARILFWAQFILDMPEFMNLFTFFANYF, encoded by the coding sequence ATGAAAAAATATCAATTCTTAATCATTATTTACCTCCTCATCAGCATCATCATTGATCAAACAACATTTGCTCAACCGAAAATTTTTCCCCAACCACTGAGTCCGCGAATAGCCAATTACGATATCGATGTAAAACTTGATGTCCAAAAACGCTTGTTAAACGGTCATCAGATTCTTCAGTGGCATAACAAATCAACCGACGTGCTGAATGAACTACAATTTCATCTTTACCTCAACGCATTCCGAAATAATAAATCTACTTTCATGAAAGAATCAGGTGGCTTGAGTCGGGGATTTAAAATTGAAAAAAACGGTTGGGGTTTCAGTGAAATTAAAAAGATTAAACTCGCCTCCGGCGAAGATTTAACGAGAACTATTCAATTCATTCAACCTGATGATGACAACATAGATGATAAAACAGTTTTTCGCTTACCTTTGCCAAAACCTCTTCAGCCGGGCGATTCGATTAAATTAGAAATCGATTTTGTGGCACTGTTACCTGAACCGCCCTTCGCCCGCTCGGGAGCTAAAGAAGAATATTTTTTCATAGGTCAATGGTTTCCAAAAATCGGAGTCTATATTGATCATCAATGGAATTGCCATCAGTATCACGCACATTCTGAATTCTTTGCTGACTTCGGTGTGTATGATGTTAAAATGACTGTCCCCGATAAAAACATCGTTGGTGCGACCGGTATTCAGGTAGAAGTGAAAAAAAACAATGATGGCACTTCAACCCACCGGTATCGAGCCGAAGATGTGCACGATTTTGCATGGACTACAAGCCCGGAGTTTGTTGAATTCAAAGGCAAAGCACAGGATGTCGATATCCGGGTTTTAATGCAACCCGATCACGCAGATCAAGGTAACCGTCATCTTGAAGTGGCAAAAATTGTAGTCGAATATCATCAAAATTGGTACGGAGATTATCCCTATCCAAATCTAACTGTCGTTGATCCCCGGCGAGATGCAGGAGGTTCCGGTGGAATGGAATACCCGACTCTTATAACTGCCGGCACATTGTATGGCTTGCCTGCCGGTGTGCGTGCTGTTGAAATGGTAATCATACATGAATTCGGACACAATTACTGGTATCATCTTCTCGCTTCGAATGAATTCGAAGAAAGCTGGTTGGACGAAGGTATAAACAGCTATACTGAAAATCAAATCTTTGAATCGGCATACGGTAACGACGGTAATTTTCTTAACTTCCTCGGAATCAAAATAAACGATCTGCAATTTCAACGAGCACAGTATATTCCCATGGCAGATTATGATCCCACAACACGAAACGCATGGCAATATTATTCCGGTGGAAGTTATGCAGTCAATTCATACATGAAACCGAGTATCTTTCTTACGACCCTTCAGAATTTTGTCGGGAAAGAAAGAATGTTCAAAATTATGCGCCTATATTCCGAACGTTGGAGATTTAAACATCCAAAAACACAGGATTTTATTGATATCGCGAATGAAGTATACCCCCAAGACCGTTCAACAGATGAACCGGAATATTCCAGAATTCAAAATCCGCAATCGGTCACATCAGATCAAGGGAAACAAAATCTTGATTGGTTTTTTCAACAAGCCCTATATACCAACGCGGTTTTGGATTATAGCGTTGATTACGTTTCCTCTAAAAAAATATCAAACGATAAAGGTTTCGATTATGATCGCGCCATTCAGGAAACAGTTGACGGAAAAGAATTTCAAAGCGAGAAAGAGGATGAAGACACAACAGGCACATATATAAGTGAAGTGAAGATACGCCGGCTCGGTTCTTTTATATTTCCTGTGGAGATTGAAGTAAAGTTTGATAACGGAGAAACAGTGAGAGAACATTGGGACGGGAAGGAACTTTGGAAGAAATTAAGGTATACGAAATCCGCTAAACTCATTTCAGCGACTGTAGATCCGGATCGTAAAATTCCTCTCGATATCAATTTAACCAACAATGGAAAAACGATTGAGGGTCAAACGCTGGCAATTAATAAATTATCAGCCCGAATTTTGTTCTGGGCTCAATTCATACTCGACATGCCCGAGTTCATGAATTTGTTCACATTCTTCGCCAATTATTTCTGA
- a CDS encoding LOG family protein has protein sequence MKNGRTNHIVTIFGSSKPLRGDAEYQTAYEIGKTLAVNGYTICNGGYGGIMEASAEGAKDANGKTIGVIAEYFNRDANNYILETVKVKTLTDRLLKLIDLGDAYIALKGSTGTLVELSMVWEFLNKSVMKEKPIILFGNFWNPIVDTLATELVHEGFENVTKFIRYANHPDDCIKILKSSLKSCNI, from the coding sequence ATGAAAAATGGTAGAACAAATCATATCGTGACAATATTCGGAAGTTCAAAACCATTACGAGGTGATGCGGAATATCAAACTGCTTACGAGATAGGCAAAACTCTCGCCGTTAATGGTTATACAATTTGCAACGGCGGTTACGGCGGAATAATGGAAGCCAGCGCTGAAGGAGCAAAAGATGCTAACGGAAAAACGATCGGAGTAATTGCAGAATACTTCAACCGCGATGCTAACAATTACATCCTTGAGACCGTGAAAGTAAAAACATTAACCGACCGGTTGTTGAAATTGATTGATCTTGGCGATGCATATATCGCACTTAAGGGAAGCACTGGAACCCTTGTAGAATTATCTATGGTATGGGAATTCCTAAACAAATCTGTAATGAAAGAAAAACCGATTATTTTATTTGGAAATTTTTGGAATCCTATAGTTGATACCCTTGCAACTGAGTTGGTGCACGAAGGATTCGAGAACGTTACGAAATTTATTCGATACGCCAATCATCCTGATGATTGCATAAAAATATTAAAATCATCTTTGAAGAGCTGTAACATTTAG
- a CDS encoding T9SS type A sorting domain-containing protein — protein sequence MKINYSNKNIRRAVILLPLCLMLLLNFALSQNAKITWSSFNMGFAKSQTTNTMVSSVVGQNFVGTSIQGNTEVVSGFLADTLFRGTVVAVKENEELPAKYSLEQNYPNPFNPSTTVQFSIVNTQLTVLKVYDVLGKEVVTLINEVKPPGAYTVRWDAVGYPSGVYYYRLQAGNFIETKKLILMK from the coding sequence ATGAAAATAAATTATTCAAATAAAAATATAAGGCGGGCGGTAATATTGCTGCCGCTCTGCCTGATGCTCTTATTAAATTTTGCTCTTTCACAAAACGCTAAGATCACATGGTCGTCGTTCAATATGGGATTTGCAAAATCTCAAACCACGAACACGATGGTCAGTTCTGTTGTTGGACAGAATTTTGTAGGAACATCGATACAAGGAAACACTGAAGTTGTAAGCGGATTTTTGGCGGATACTTTATTCAGAGGAACAGTAGTTGCAGTTAAAGAAAATGAAGAATTACCTGCAAAATACTCACTCGAACAAAATTATCCGAATCCGTTCAACCCGTCTACAACAGTTCAATTCAGTATTGTTAATACTCAATTGACAGTGCTGAAAGTGTACGATGTACTCGGTAAAGAGGTAGTGACCTTGATAAACGAGGTGAAGCCACCCGGTGCGTACACCGTAAGATGGGACGCGGTTGGATATCCGAGCGGTGTTTATTATTACCGCTTACAGGCAGGAAATTTCATCGAAACTAAGAAATTAATTTTGATGAAGTAA
- a CDS encoding RDD family protein, whose protein sequence is MAAPQPVAFHYAGFWKRFLAYIIDQMIMGVLGIFIVIPFLAMMGISLWNEDFDPSIGLVVWMIGAYFTMIMTIVIGEWLYYALMESMKGATLGKMALGITVTDLQGNRISFGRATGRYFGKIISSLTMSIGYIMAGFTQRKQALHDLIAGCLVINKY, encoded by the coding sequence ATGGCGGCACCACAACCAGTTGCATTTCATTATGCCGGATTCTGGAAACGATTTTTAGCATACATTATCGACCAGATGATAATGGGAGTTTTAGGTATTTTTATTGTTATTCCCTTTTTGGCGATGATGGGTATCAGTTTATGGAATGAAGATTTTGATCCATCCATCGGTTTAGTCGTTTGGATGATAGGCGCATACTTCACAATGATCATGACCATCGTGATCGGAGAATGGTTATACTATGCATTGATGGAATCGATGAAAGGTGCAACTCTCGGAAAGATGGCGCTTGGGATTACCGTTACCGATCTTCAGGGCAATAGGATTTCCTTCGGCAGAGCAACGGGAAGATATTTCGGAAAAATAATTTCGAGTCTAACAATGAGCATAGGTTACATTATGGCCGGATTCACACAACGTAAACAGGCACTGCACGATTTGATTGCCGGGTGTTTGGTGATAAATAAATATTGA
- a CDS encoding TonB-dependent receptor: MKLNFGENLLRIFLISIIIIVCSIISFAQTVSSDSLAVDSVSHQFLAPIPTIGALDRENLSSNQLIDSVINFSNYRYSVDLLELKVGIFSRDFGSLGPLPGLNIFGVDGKGISFFADGIQLNDPFTGIYNPYLFPTESIERIETITGTRAFLYGLNSTGAAINSITKSKKALKPYSRIRYSESGYGFSIIDGMVSQDVLRGMNITAGAQHTVYGQRYLNENYDNWNARIKVRYNLNENFNLFASEMYNQSLLGIWQGVDIKQTHDSLRYEVLQAVVRNTEAYEKIARHDIQLGIASRLLPDTSAISMLTLYYISNVRQYRDLENRPISNGIFSDQKYVSNWFGAKATQSLTIERHSFDFGAGIQSQQITHSTTDQKRSAVLADLYGKGEIIISEQMRISPYSRLDFANSRTILGFGTDTRFQLTPCLTIFGGYSRSYRLPTFQEKIGIDTIISSDLNNDPERHHLLEAGLSWDPVENMNIEIKSFNRIIWNAININRSPEGLSVPFAYTRSTKNIIRGIAGSTRAQYWLLLFEGTAEYLDINENSTPTSSLPRWSFTGALYYRNKILGDHLDLKCGLRGRYFSNYFAEEYNFEVEEYLLSDYGYQIQQNGVLDLVILAHLGQAYIHLIWDNVLNRKYIMNAFYPMPERQMRFGVSWEFLD; this comes from the coding sequence TTGAAATTAAATTTTGGTGAAAACCTGTTGCGAATATTTCTAATCAGCATCATAATAATTGTTTGCTCAATAATATCTTTCGCGCAAACAGTTTCAAGCGATTCACTCGCAGTCGATTCTGTCTCCCATCAGTTCCTTGCGCCCATACCGACAATTGGAGCGCTGGATAGGGAAAATCTTTCTTCCAATCAATTAATAGATTCAGTGATTAATTTCAGTAATTATCGATACTCAGTTGACCTGCTAGAATTGAAAGTCGGTATATTCAGTCGCGATTTCGGAAGTTTGGGTCCATTGCCGGGTTTAAATATTTTTGGTGTGGATGGAAAAGGTATTTCTTTTTTTGCGGATGGCATTCAGTTAAACGATCCGTTCACAGGGATTTACAATCCGTACTTATTTCCCACCGAAAGTATCGAACGTATTGAAACAATAACCGGAACTCGTGCCTTTCTCTACGGATTGAACAGCACAGGGGCGGCAATAAATTCTATAACTAAAAGTAAGAAAGCGTTAAAACCATATTCAAGAATACGATATTCCGAATCGGGATACGGATTCAGTATTATCGATGGCATGGTCAGTCAGGATGTGCTGCGCGGTATGAACATAACCGCAGGCGCGCAGCATACTGTGTATGGACAAAGATATCTGAATGAAAATTACGACAATTGGAATGCACGTATCAAAGTCCGCTATAATTTGAACGAGAATTTTAATTTATTCGCGTCCGAGATGTATAATCAATCACTCCTCGGTATCTGGCAGGGAGTTGATATAAAGCAGACACATGATTCTCTCCGCTACGAAGTATTGCAAGCTGTTGTTCGAAACACTGAAGCGTACGAGAAGATCGCAAGGCACGATATTCAACTTGGTATTGCCTCCCGGCTGCTTCCAGACACGAGCGCTATCAGTATGTTAACCCTGTATTATATCTCAAACGTAAGGCAATACCGTGATCTTGAGAATAGACCTATCTCGAATGGTATCTTCTCCGATCAAAAATATGTGAGCAATTGGTTCGGGGCAAAAGCCACTCAGAGTTTGACAATCGAAAGACACTCATTCGATTTCGGAGCCGGAATTCAATCACAGCAAATTACACACTCGACGACTGATCAAAAAAGAAGTGCGGTGTTAGCTGATTTATATGGCAAAGGGGAAATAATAATTTCAGAACAGATGCGAATATCACCATATTCTCGCCTCGACTTCGCAAATTCCAGAACGATTCTTGGTTTTGGTACTGATACAAGATTTCAACTCACACCTTGTTTGACTATCTTCGGCGGATATTCAAGATCTTATCGTTTACCGACATTCCAAGAAAAGATTGGAATCGATACTATCATATCATCAGACCTGAATAACGATCCGGAACGACATCATTTATTAGAAGCAGGTTTGAGTTGGGATCCTGTTGAAAATATGAACATCGAAATTAAATCTTTCAACAGAATAATTTGGAATGCGATTAATATTAATCGATCACCCGAAGGATTATCAGTCCCATTTGCATATACCAGATCTACCAAAAATATCATTCGCGGAATCGCCGGAAGTACCAGAGCACAGTACTGGCTTTTATTATTTGAAGGAACAGCAGAGTATCTCGATATAAACGAGAATTCAACTCCAACCTCCTCCCTCCCGCGTTGGTCATTTACCGGAGCGTTATATTATCGGAATAAAATACTCGGTGATCACCTCGACTTAAAATGCGGACTCAGAGGAAGATACTTCAGCAATTATTTTGCAGAAGAATATAATTTTGAAGTGGAAGAATACTTACTGTCAGATTACGGTTACCAGATTCAACAGAACGGTGTTCTTGACCTTGTAATACTCGCACATTTAGGTCAAGCATATATTCATTTGATTTGGGATAATGTATTAAATCGAAAATATATAATGAATGCCTTTTATCCTATGCCCGAAAGGCAAATGAGGTTCGGTGTGAGCTGGGAATTTTTAGATTAA
- the ispE gene encoding 4-(cytidine 5'-diphospho)-2-C-methyl-D-erythritol kinase gives MISVKAYAKINLGLRILNRREDGYHNLETIFLRVNPFDEIILTEATEISFNSNDLNLNSDSSNLCIKAARILNDHFHPNNGVKINLQKNIPIGAGMGGGSSDAAATLLGLVKLWNLKITEEELKSIALKLGSDVPYFLKPGTAHATGRGEVLEYFSLPLPYWIVILYPNVHVSTAWAYHSLESSHINHIPHPTSPIPLKDFLLKNIYDPHELNQNLINDFEPIILHEHKQIGFAKLLLYSEGACFAQMSGSGSSVFGLFNDEHKAVSTAKKLQNRYKVFITPPNFHPE, from the coding sequence ATGATTTCAGTGAAAGCATATGCAAAGATAAATTTGGGATTGCGAATCCTTAACCGAAGAGAAGATGGCTACCATAATCTCGAAACGATATTTTTGCGGGTTAATCCTTTTGATGAAATTATATTAACTGAAGCAACCGAGATAAGCTTCAACTCCAATGATCTGAATTTGAACTCCGATTCCTCTAACCTCTGCATTAAAGCGGCTAGGATCTTAAACGATCATTTTCATCCTAATAATGGTGTGAAGATAAATCTTCAAAAAAATATCCCGATAGGCGCAGGAATGGGTGGAGGAAGTTCCGATGCGGCAGCAACACTCCTTGGACTAGTAAAATTATGGAATCTAAAAATTACGGAAGAAGAACTGAAATCGATTGCTTTAAAACTCGGTTCTGATGTCCCTTATTTCCTAAAACCTGGTACAGCACACGCAACAGGCAGAGGAGAAGTGCTTGAATATTTTTCGTTACCACTTCCCTACTGGATTGTAATCCTTTACCCCAATGTTCATGTTTCTACTGCGTGGGCTTATCATTCACTTGAATCATCTCACATCAATCATATCCCACATCCGACATCTCCAATCCCTCTGAAGGATTTTCTTCTAAAAAATATTTATGACCCACACGAACTAAATCAAAATCTCATAAATGATTTTGAGCCGATAATATTACATGAGCATAAGCAAATCGGTTTTGCCAAACTATTGCTGTATTCCGAAGGAGCTTGTTTTGCTCAGATGTCTGGAAGCGGATCGTCTGTATTCGGTCTCTTCAACGATGAACATAAAGCTGTTTCAACAGCTAAAAAACTCCAGAATCGGTATAAAGTATTTATAACCCCTCCAAACTTTCACCCTGAATAA
- a CDS encoding T9SS type A sorting domain-containing protein, which produces MKHLFKNLAFVYIILLMIPLFHISDIFISSVIAAVPEYSFPNNNYPPEGAYVTPRGVTLAWPNGVLMKNFIQYGINPVGIPPGSGESKDYVCTGNATFELSFNQGGTWTTFSTTGSNTFHLDYLKDSLSYNIHSGEVYVLNLSGGSMPPGVLIRESPTQASTGRTMWLPNGDRYWCDSFFDIFFEISTDGGMTFWPPLGSILMKAVSFYKESPSAIVPSTNFPPHGKYLQNQSDVVTFLSGVRFKDFILRDLFHQGALPDISQVYPFSAACDYSISFDGGLTWSINHSSVTMSVSINKIADSTGIGLYETEVISMSFSSGGGTLIRESPTKKSNSKIIVESLGSGYMISSFFDIFTEVSLDGGTTWSPSNNLLNIDLTYPSAYPFLTNMMMPSTGYRTKSGDEISYSSLYKIRSVILDNFSSSFAPPALGGTSTNLFNGTANFDLSFDGGSSWSNVTAPASWQVRTYHHTDDGAAEFYEIEVLGLNITGGGLPLGVTIRESPTLKSAGRHDIVTTLVDYNISSFFDIFTEISTDGGATFIQSGNYISCTLIPPCPTISLIPESLTDGKVNEEYYQEISASGGTSPYSYAIVGGSLPDGIYLSSKGIIYGTPTSTGYSTFTIEVTDSIGCTASAAYWIAVMPAGQRTYSDRFPQTGKYFQQPNTVVSYSSGLAIRKFVVRDLYHRGEPPALYSAQVYNFSASVDLETSGDGGLTWTPYYNLPVSMQVNLNHYKDEGGAEHFLAEVLQCNISSIAAIYMMRESPTLASRSKVIMSQFPDGQWHVESFFDIFTEVSADGGATWSTALNKLILNFVQPADSKFNSTNYFPTDAQFKSIGGDYIQFSNGFLLRELLHDRFTQSFTLPPLLSSQTNSFGGTAEFELSADGGISWTKISGSVNEDVWIYGTSDDNNARFFSTEFLSFSISGGTLPPGTQIRESPTKPSSGKYEFFTLGQMDYRLCSFFDIYLEMTLDGGMTWSPANKPFYILMRGTPVTMSVEMNSGWNMVSVPMIMDDYRTLILYPTAKSPAYSFNGTYVAEDTLKNMIGYWVKFSEPQSVSFTGFEITLDSVDVVEGWNMIGSLSDSVPVANITSVPSGIMTSQFFGYGKGYVDVDTLVPGKGFWVKVNQSGRLFMDNSLGGRIAEGKIQIVSINQKPPAPPDDDRISNFEKRISNFKLEQNYPNPFNPSTNIEYQISKIGFVSLKIYDILGQEIETLVNEEKQPGIYNIDWDANGYPNGVYLYRLQSGTFTDTKKLLLMK; this is translated from the coding sequence ATGAAACATCTTTTTAAAAACCTTGCTTTCGTATATATCATACTGTTGATGATACCATTGTTTCATATTTCGGACATATTTATTTCTTCGGTAATTGCTGCAGTGCCGGAATATTCATTTCCGAATAATAATTACCCTCCGGAGGGTGCTTATGTAACACCGCGGGGAGTTACGTTAGCGTGGCCCAATGGTGTTTTGATGAAAAATTTTATTCAATATGGTATTAATCCTGTCGGTATCCCTCCCGGATCGGGAGAAAGCAAAGATTATGTTTGTACAGGTAATGCTACCTTTGAGCTTTCTTTTAATCAGGGGGGAACCTGGACAACCTTCTCCACCACAGGATCTAATACATTTCATTTGGATTATTTAAAAGATTCTTTGTCGTACAATATTCATTCTGGCGAAGTTTATGTTTTGAACCTGAGCGGCGGTTCAATGCCTCCGGGAGTTTTGATCAGGGAAAGTCCGACTCAGGCATCGACGGGACGAACCATGTGGTTACCAAACGGTGACAGATACTGGTGTGATAGTTTCTTTGATATATTTTTTGAAATCAGCACGGACGGTGGTATGACATTCTGGCCTCCGCTCGGTTCTATTTTAATGAAAGCGGTTTCGTTTTATAAAGAGAGTCCATCTGCAATAGTACCTTCGACGAATTTTCCTCCGCACGGAAAGTATCTACAAAATCAATCGGATGTTGTTACTTTTCTCTCAGGTGTCAGATTTAAAGATTTTATTCTTCGGGATCTTTTTCATCAGGGAGCATTACCCGATATTTCGCAGGTTTATCCTTTCAGTGCTGCATGTGATTACTCAATATCGTTCGATGGCGGTTTAACATGGAGTATCAACCATTCTTCGGTGACAATGTCGGTTAGTATAAATAAAATTGCCGATTCAACGGGAATCGGACTTTATGAAACTGAAGTGATCTCGATGAGTTTTTCGAGTGGTGGAGGTACCCTGATACGTGAGAGTCCCACAAAAAAATCTAATAGTAAAATAATTGTCGAGTCACTGGGCTCAGGTTATATGATATCGAGTTTCTTCGATATATTTACTGAGGTTAGCTTAGACGGCGGTACAACCTGGTCACCAAGTAACAATCTTTTGAATATCGATTTGACATATCCTTCTGCCTATCCTTTCCTGACAAATATGATGATGCCATCGACAGGATACAGAACTAAATCAGGCGATGAGATTTCATATTCGTCATTATATAAAATCAGATCTGTTATACTGGATAATTTTTCCTCATCCTTCGCGCCACCGGCATTGGGTGGAACATCAACAAATTTGTTTAACGGAACTGCAAATTTTGATTTGAGTTTCGATGGAGGATCAAGTTGGTCGAATGTAACCGCGCCAGCATCATGGCAGGTCAGAACTTATCATCACACTGATGATGGTGCGGCAGAATTTTATGAAATAGAGGTACTAGGGCTTAACATCACTGGAGGTGGATTACCTCTCGGTGTTACAATCAGAGAATCACCTACACTGAAATCCGCCGGTAGGCATGATATCGTCACGACACTTGTGGATTACAACATCAGCAGTTTCTTTGATATTTTTACTGAAATATCCACAGACGGGGGGGCAACGTTTATTCAATCTGGAAATTATATTTCATGTACGCTAATTCCACCTTGTCCGACAATTTCATTGATCCCTGAATCGTTGACAGATGGAAAAGTAAATGAAGAATATTATCAGGAAATCTCCGCTTCGGGCGGCACATCTCCGTATAGCTATGCGATAGTCGGAGGTTCTTTACCGGATGGAATCTATCTTTCTTCGAAAGGTATTATTTACGGAACACCTACATCAACGGGATATTCAACATTTACAATTGAAGTAACCGATTCGATCGGGTGCACCGCTTCTGCGGCGTATTGGATTGCCGTGATGCCCGCCGGTCAGAGGACTTATTCCGACCGATTTCCACAGACCGGAAAGTACTTCCAGCAACCGAATACCGTAGTTTCATACTCATCCGGTTTGGCTATTAGAAAGTTTGTCGTACGAGATTTATATCATCGTGGTGAACCACCCGCACTTTACTCTGCTCAAGTTTATAATTTCAGTGCATCCGTTGATTTAGAAACATCTGGAGATGGCGGGTTGACATGGACGCCTTATTACAATTTACCGGTATCTATGCAGGTCAACCTTAATCATTATAAAGATGAAGGGGGGGCGGAACATTTTCTGGCAGAAGTTCTTCAATGCAATATTTCCTCCATCGCCGCGATATACATGATGCGGGAAAGCCCTACACTTGCATCACGCAGTAAAGTTATAATGTCTCAGTTCCCTGATGGACAATGGCATGTAGAAAGTTTCTTTGATATCTTCACAGAAGTCAGTGCTGACGGCGGCGCTACTTGGTCAACAGCACTTAATAAATTAATACTCAATTTTGTGCAACCGGCTGATTCAAAATTTAATTCAACGAATTATTTTCCAACCGATGCACAATTCAAAAGTATCGGGGGTGATTATATTCAATTCTCGAACGGATTTTTATTAAGGGAATTATTACACGACCGGTTCACACAGTCATTCACGCTTCCGCCACTTTTAAGTTCTCAAACAAATTCATTCGGGGGAACTGCTGAGTTCGAATTATCGGCTGATGGTGGAATATCATGGACTAAAATTTCCGGCAGCGTAAATGAAGATGTATGGATTTATGGTACCTCGGATGATAATAATGCAAGATTTTTCAGTACCGAATTTTTATCATTCTCAATTTCTGGCGGAACATTGCCTCCCGGAACGCAAATACGTGAAAGTCCGACTAAACCTTCAAGCGGAAAATACGAATTTTTCACACTTGGGCAGATGGATTACAGGTTATGCAGTTTCTTCGATATTTACCTTGAGATGACGCTTGATGGAGGAATGACCTGGTCACCTGCCAATAAACCGTTCTATATTCTGATGCGGGGAACACCGGTTACCATGAGTGTGGAAATGAATTCAGGTTGGAATATGGTATCTGTTCCGATGATAATGGATGATTACCGTACCTTAATCTTATATCCGACCGCAAAATCTCCGGCATACAGTTTCAACGGAACGTACGTGGCTGAAGATACTTTGAAAAATATGATCGGTTACTGGGTGAAATTTTCCGAACCGCAATCGGTCAGCTTTACCGGCTTCGAGATTACACTTGATTCGGTTGATGTCGTTGAAGGATGGAATATGATCGGCTCGTTATCCGATTCCGTTCCGGTGGCGAATATAACATCTGTTCCTTCAGGAATAATGACGTCGCAATTCTTCGGATACGGTAAAGGGTATGTAGATGTTGACACATTGGTACCCGGAAAAGGTTTTTGGGTCAAAGTGAATCAGTCCGGGAGATTATTTATGGACAATTCCTTGGGGGGAAGAATAGCCGAAGGAAAGATTCAGATAGTATCGATAAATCAAAAACCGCCTGCGCCGCCGGATGATGATAGAATATCGAATTTCGAAAAACGAATATCGAATTTTAAATTGGAGCAGAACTATCCCAATCCGTTTAACCCAAGTACAAATATCGAATATCAAATATCGAAAATCGGATTTGTATCGTTGAAGATATATGATATTCTGGGGCAGGAAATTGAAACGCTTGTGAACGAGGAAAAACAACCAGGTATTTACAACATTGACTGGGACGCGAACGGTTATCCGAACGGTGTATACCTTTATCGGTTGCAGTCAGGTACTTTCACAGACACAAAAAAATTATTGCTAATGAAATAA